Proteins found in one Methylobacter sp. S3L5C genomic segment:
- a CDS encoding tetratricopeptide repeat protein translates to MTKKLLTTKQTSLANICLEQGKQHVRDGNPAAAMLCFTETIRLQADFVPAYHNLADLLQAQGLTAQAIDVYQQALQLAPTMAVLHCNLAGLWQFQGDTDLAIAGYEHALTLSPNLLIAHLNLGKVFASLNQFADAKNSYQSALQIKPDAADVYLELGHLYRQQGMLDLAINCIKTALRYQPDFARADNSLAATLQQRAEIKLSKVCHQRAIALQPKNDAAYTNLDLVLENLRQLDIAQYLRNHIFSSSINSHDSNNFTGN, encoded by the coding sequence ATGACCAAAAAATTACTAACAACCAAGCAAACCAGCCTTGCCAATATCTGTTTGGAGCAAGGTAAGCAGCACGTTCGGGATGGCAATCCGGCAGCGGCAATGCTGTGTTTTACAGAAACCATCCGCTTGCAAGCCGATTTTGTGCCCGCTTACCATAATCTGGCTGATCTTTTGCAGGCACAAGGCTTAACTGCCCAAGCTATTGACGTTTATCAACAGGCATTGCAGTTGGCACCCACTATGGCGGTGTTGCATTGCAATCTGGCCGGTCTCTGGCAGTTTCAGGGTGACACCGATCTTGCTATAGCGGGTTATGAACATGCCTTGACGCTGTCCCCAAATCTACTAATCGCTCACTTAAATTTGGGTAAAGTATTCGCCTCCCTAAACCAGTTTGCAGATGCCAAAAATTCCTATCAATCGGCGTTACAGATAAAGCCGGATGCGGCAGACGTGTATTTGGAGCTAGGCCATCTTTATCGGCAGCAAGGTATGCTTGATTTGGCCATTAACTGTATTAAAACAGCGTTACGTTATCAACCTGACTTTGCTCGTGCTGACAACAGTTTAGCGGCTACCTTACAACAGCGCGCCGAAATCAAATTATCTAAGGTCTGCCATCAGCGTGCCATTGCCCTGCAACCTAAAAATGATGCAGCGTATACCAATTTAGACTTGGTTCTGGAGAATTTAAGGCAATTAGATATAGCACAGTACCTCCGTAACCACATTTTTTCATCCTCAATAAATAGTCATGACTCAAACAATTTCACAGGTAATTAA
- a CDS encoding cadherin domain-containing protein, whose protein sequence is MSIVPYEIIITQTAGNTAVTEGGATDTYTLVLTYAPTADVIISLGNTNGQVNVDFATLTFTTANWNVEQTVTVTAVNDTVGEGMHRGVIQHTVTSTDLNYNGFVIGNVIVAVTDNDMSVGNPVFTGSISNPLGLTNVGTYAAPTFVDIDGDGDLDAFIGNKLGDTLFYENTGTASLAAFTTSVSNAFGLTNDGFYAAPTFVDIDGDGDLDAFIGNFAGNTLFYQNTGTASLAAFTTPVSDAFGLTNTGSNATPSLVDIDGDGDLDAFIGKGDGNILFYENIGTASLAAFTTPVSDAFGLTNTGNFVASTLVDIDGDGDLDAFIGTLSGSTFFYENIGTASLANFAAPISDAFGLTNVGVYATPTFVDINGDGKLDALIGNQAGDTLLFINTQTTNAVPTLTAFAAALATGNEDTAIAIVFADLAAQGDEADSDGTVTAFAVKAITSGTLRIGIDEISATDWDVSNNFIVDATNIAYWTPDANANGTLNAFTVTAVDNAGAESATAIQATVDVTAAPGIIITQTAGNTAVTEEGVADTYTLVLTYTPTADVVITLGNTNGQVNVDFATLTFTTANWNTPQTVTVFATYDTVGEGMHRGVIQHTVTSTDVNYNSFVIGNVIVAVTDNDLSIGNPSFTSPISAPLGLYSINAFQSPTFVDIDSDGDLDAFIGDAFGNTSFYQNVGSAFNAEFMQGQLNGFQEMGAAAPTFVDIDGDGDMDAFIGDQFGNIQFYENIGTAISADFVGTPNNAFGLTNVGNNAAPTFVDIDGDGDMDAFIGNGDGNTLFYENTGTANSAIFVQDQSNFGLSNVGNNAKPTFVDIDGDGDLDLFIGNSVGNTVFYENIGTASSANFGQGEPNAFGLTNVPGFAAPTFVDINSDGTLDAFIGSSMGSMFGMTFLFTNSLAPVFTSGAIGSVDENALTTVVIYTAVTTDPDNLSAVTYGLGGADQLLLDINAETGAVTLKASADFESKSSYNFDVIANDGSNITTQAVVVSVNNLNDNAPVFTSGAIGSVDENALITTVIYTAVTTDADNLTSRTYTLGGDDQALLDINAETGAVTLKASANFEAKASYSFNVIAFDGTLTTPQAVVVSVNNLNDNAPVFTSGETGSVNENAIDTFIYTAVTTDADNLLEVTYSLGGTDLDLLDIDAETGTVTLKEAADFETKASYNFDVIANDGSIITTTQAVVVSVNNLNDNAPVFTSGETGSGSVDENALITTVIYAAVTTDADNLLPVTYSLGGDDQALLDINAETGAVTLKEAADFETKASYNFDVIANDGSITTTTQTVEVLVNNLNDNAPVFISSETGSVDENELTDTVIYAAVTTDADNLLPVTYSLGGDDQALLDINAETGAVTLKEAADFETKASYNFDVIANDGSITTTTQTVEVLVNNLNDNAPVFTSGAIGSVDENELTDIVIYTAVTTDADNLSLVTYSLGGDDLAWLDINEETGAVTLKEAADFETKASYNFDVIANDGSITTTTQAVVVSVLNLNDNAPTGLVTITGTAKQNQTLIAANTLADADGLGVIAYQWFANGTAINGATAESFTLGQEQVAQAITVQASYIDGADALEQVTSDASANVIALQADTAGNDSFVGSVDNSTVGYDFALADMSTNITRVGLSSDGKTVVFKGIDGTDTLTNIEDLVFGSDTISMADFLKMVTVTQLFDSLGNTNKTYAMPDLYTGPLDLDYQLIDESDNAVIIGSDSNDFIKVAGSGNKAVNSGTGNDVIDGSTGSSFLTSGEGNDTVFLDGRMAGTSWSTLTDFQQGQDHATIFGWVNGVSKVVGFSNSDGAAGYTGLTLHIQNLLPDGSAAGTTNPALNSITLTGHTLAEFGASSLADLNSQIASGTNTHFLTGQVTDSFGVHGYLYIS, encoded by the coding sequence ATGTCAATCGTACCTTACGAAATTATCATTACCCAAACCGCTGGCAATACCGCTGTTACCGAAGGTGGTGCCACCGATACCTATACCTTGGTACTGACATACGCACCTACAGCGGATGTTATTATTAGCTTGGGTAATACCAACGGACAGGTAAACGTTGATTTTGCCACCTTAACCTTCACTACTGCCAACTGGAACGTCGAGCAAACGGTGACTGTGACGGCGGTTAATGACACGGTGGGTGAAGGCATGCACCGTGGCGTTATTCAACACACGGTGACCAGTACTGATTTAAATTACAATGGCTTTGTTATTGGCAACGTTATCGTGGCGGTTACCGATAATGACATGTCTGTCGGGAATCCTGTTTTCACTGGTTCAATCAGCAATCCGCTGGGTTTGACCAATGTCGGTACTTATGCGGCCCCAACTTTTGTTGACATTGATGGTGACGGCGATCTGGATGCCTTTATTGGCAATAAGCTTGGTGATACCCTGTTTTATGAAAACACCGGCACCGCCAGCCTTGCCGCTTTTACTACGTCAGTTAGTAATGCCTTTGGTTTGACAAATGACGGTTTTTATGCTGCGCCCACTTTTGTTGATATTGATGGTGACGGCGATCTGGATGCCTTTATTGGCAACTTTGCTGGCAACACCCTGTTTTATCAAAACACCGGTACTGCCAGCCTTGCCGCTTTTACTACGCCAGTCAGCGATGCCTTTGGTTTGACCAATACCGGTTCTAATGCCACGCCCAGTTTGGTTGATATTGATGGTGATGGCGATCTGGATGCCTTTATTGGCAAAGGCGATGGCAACATCCTGTTTTATGAAAATATCGGCACTGCCAGCCTTGCCGCTTTTACTACGCCAGTCAGTGATGCCTTTGGTTTGACCAATACCGGTAATTTTGTCGCGTCTACGTTGGTTGATATTGATGGCGATGGCGATCTGGATGCTTTTATTGGTACCCTCAGTGGCAGTACCTTCTTTTATGAAAACATCGGCACGGCCAGCCTTGCCAATTTTGCTGCGCCAATCAGTGATGCCTTTGGTTTGACCAATGTCGGTGTTTATGCCACGCCCACATTTGTTGATATTAATGGCGACGGTAAGCTGGATGCCTTGATTGGCAATCAAGCTGGCGATACCCTGTTGTTTATTAACACACAAACGACCAACGCTGTACCCACCTTAACCGCCTTCGCCGCAGCGCTGGCCACCGGTAATGAAGATACCGCAATCGCTATTGTTTTTGCTGATCTTGCCGCCCAAGGTGATGAAGCGGACAGTGACGGCACGGTAACGGCTTTTGCTGTTAAAGCGATCACATCAGGTACCTTAAGAATTGGTATCGATGAAATATCGGCTACCGACTGGGATGTTTCAAACAACTTTATTGTTGATGCCACAAATATTGCTTATTGGACACCGGATGCCAACGCAAACGGCACCCTGAATGCCTTTACCGTGACCGCCGTAGACAATGCAGGTGCAGAATCCGCTACTGCCATTCAGGCAACCGTCGACGTAACGGCAGCGCCGGGTATCATCATTACCCAAACCGCCGGCAATACCGCTGTTACCGAAGAAGGTGTGGCAGATACTTATACCTTGGTACTGACATACACACCCACCGCCGATGTTGTTATTACTTTGGGTAATACCAACGGACAGGTAAATGTTGATTTTGCCACCTTAACCTTTACGACAGCCAACTGGAATACGCCGCAAACTGTAACTGTCTTTGCGACTTATGATACGGTGGGTGAAGGCATGCACCGTGGTGTTATTCAACACACGGTGACCAGTACTGATGTAAATTACAATAGCTTTGTTATTGGCAACGTTATCGTGGCGGTCACCGATAATGACCTGTCTATTGGAAATCCATCTTTCACTAGCCCAATCTCCGCTCCCCTTGGCTTGTATAGTATTAATGCTTTTCAGTCGCCCACTTTTGTTGATATTGATAGTGACGGCGATCTGGATGCCTTTATTGGCGATGCCTTCGGCAATACATCGTTTTATCAAAACGTCGGGAGTGCCTTTAATGCGGAATTTATGCAAGGTCAACTCAATGGCTTTCAGGAAATGGGTGCTGCCGCCCCCACTTTTGTTGATATTGATGGTGACGGCGATATGGATGCCTTTATTGGCGATCAATTTGGCAACATCCAGTTTTATGAAAACATTGGTACTGCCATTAGTGCGGATTTTGTGGGTACCCCCAATAATGCCTTTGGTTTGACCAATGTCGGTAATAATGCCGCCCCCACTTTTGTTGATATTGATGGTGACGGCGATATGGATGCCTTTATTGGCAACGGTGACGGCAATACATTGTTTTATGAAAACACCGGCACGGCCAATAGTGCGATTTTTGTGCAAGATCAATCGAATTTTGGCTTGAGCAATGTTGGTAATAATGCCAAGCCCACTTTTGTTGATATTGATGGTGACGGCGATCTGGATCTCTTTATTGGCAACTCCGTAGGCAACACCGTGTTTTATGAAAACATCGGCACTGCCAGTAGTGCGAATTTTGGGCAAGGTGAACCCAATGCCTTTGGCTTGACCAATGTTCCTGGTTTTGCCGCCCCCACTTTTGTTGATATTAATAGCGACGGTACGCTGGATGCCTTTATTGGCTCCAGTATGGGTAGCATGTTTGGCATGACCTTTTTATTTACTAACTCCCTCGCGCCGGTATTTACTTCAGGCGCTATCGGTTCCGTCGACGAAAACGCGCTAACCACTGTCGTCATTTACACGGCAGTGACTACCGACCCTGACAACCTGTCGGCAGTCACCTACGGTCTGGGCGGCGCCGATCAGCTTTTGCTGGATATTAATGCGGAAACGGGTGCGGTGACGCTGAAAGCTTCTGCCGACTTTGAAAGCAAATCCAGCTACAACTTTGACGTGATTGCCAATGACGGCAGCAACATTACCACACAAGCTGTGGTGGTCTCGGTGAACAATCTGAATGACAATGCGCCGGTATTTACTTCAGGCGCAATCGGTTCCGTTGACGAAAATGCGCTAATCACTACCGTCATTTACACAGCGGTAACGACCGATGCGGACAACCTGACTTCACGTACTTACACCTTGGGCGGCGACGATCAAGCATTGCTGGATATTAATGCGGAAACGGGTGCGGTGACGCTGAAAGCTTCTGCCAATTTTGAAGCCAAAGCCAGCTACAGTTTTAACGTCATTGCCTTTGACGGTACCTTAACCACTCCACAAGCTGTGGTGGTTTCGGTGAACAATCTGAATGACAATGCCCCGGTATTTACTTCAGGCGAAACCGGTTCCGTCAACGAAAACGCAATCGATACCTTCATTTACACGGCTGTAACGACCGATGCGGACAACCTGTTGGAAGTCACCTACAGCTTGGGCGGTACAGACCTGGACTTGTTGGATATTGATGCAGAAACGGGCACAGTGACGCTGAAAGAAGCGGCCGACTTTGAAACCAAAGCCAGCTACAACTTTGATGTCATCGCCAATGACGGCAGCATCATCACCACCACACAAGCCGTAGTGGTTTCGGTGAACAATCTGAATGACAATGCCCCGGTATTTACTTCAGGCGAAACCGGTTCCGGTTCGGTTGACGAAAACGCGCTAATCACTACCGTCATTTACGCGGCTGTAACGACCGATGCGGACAACCTCTTGCCGGTTACTTACAGTTTGGGCGGCGACGATCAAGCCTTGTTGGATATTAATGCGGAAACGGGCGCAGTGACGCTGAAAGAAGCGGCCGACTTTGAAACCAAAGCCAGCTACAACTTTGATGTCATCGCCAATGACGGCAGCATCACCACTACCACGCAAACTGTGGAGGTTTTGGTGAACAACCTGAATGACAATGCCCCGGTATTTATTTCAAGCGAAACCGGTTCGGTTGACGAAAACGAGCTAACCGATACCGTTATTTACGCGGCTGTAACGACCGATGCTGACAACCTGTTGCCGGTTACTTACAGTTTGGGCGGCGACGATCAAGCCTTGTTGGATATTAATGCGGAAACGGGCGCAGTGACGCTGAAAGAAGCGGCCGACTTTGAAACCAAAGCCAGCTACAACTTTGATGTCATCGCCAATGACGGCAGCATCACCACTACCACGCAAACTGTGGAGGTTTTGGTGAACAACCTGAATGACAATGCGCCGGTATTTACTTCAGGCGCAATCGGTTCGGTTGACGAAAACGAGTTAACCGATATCGTTATTTACACGGCTGTAACGACCGATGCGGACAACCTGTCGTTAGTCACCTACAGCCTGGGCGGCGACGATCTGGCCTGGCTGGATATTAATGAGGAAACGGGCGCAGTGACGCTGAAAGAAGCGGCCGACTTTGAAACCAAAGCCAGCTACAACTTTGATGTCATCGCCAATGACGGCAGCATCACCACTACCACACAAGCTGTGGTCGTTTCGGTACTTAACTTGAACGACAATGCGCCGACCGGTTTAGTGACTATTACCGGCACGGCCAAGCAAAATCAAACCTTAATCGCCGCCAATACCTTGGCAGATGCCGATGGTTTAGGCGTCATTGCCTACCAATGGTTTGCCAATGGCACGGCCATTAACGGTGCAACTGCGGAATCATTTACTTTGGGTCAGGAGCAGGTGGCTCAAGCGATTACCGTACAAGCCAGTTATATCGATGGTGCCGATGCACTTGAACAGGTAACCAGCGATGCCAGCGCTAATGTCATAGCGTTACAAGCAGACACAGCAGGAAATGATTCCTTTGTCGGTAGTGTTGACAACAGCACGGTTGGATATGATTTTGCTCTGGCAGATATGTCAACCAATATTACCCGGGTTGGGCTCTCTTCTGACGGAAAAACGGTAGTGTTTAAAGGCATTGATGGCACCGATACCTTAACCAATATCGAAGATCTGGTTTTTGGCAGTGACACCATCAGTATGGCTGATTTTTTGAAGATGGTAACGGTGACTCAGCTGTTTGATTCTTTAGGCAACACCAACAAAACTTATGCTATGCCGGACTTGTATACCGGTCCCCTTGATCTTGACTATCAACTAATAGATGAGTCTGACAACGCGGTTATTATTGGCTCAGACAGTAATGATTTTATCAAGGTAGCCGGCAGTGGCAATAAAGCTGTCAATAGCGGAACAGGCAATGATGTGATTGATGGTTCTACAGGATCGTCGTTTTTGACCAGTGGCGAGGGTAATGATACGGTCTTTCTGGATGGCAGAATGGCCGGTACCTCCTGGTCAACGCTGACTGATTTTCAACAAGGTCAGGATCACGCCACTATTTTTGGTTGGGTTAACGGTGTCAGTAAAGTGGTTGGTTTTTCCAACAGCGATGGTGCGGCTGGCTATACCGGCTTAACGTTGCATATTCA
- a CDS encoding aspartate kinase, with translation MALYVYKFGGTSVGSVERIKAVAEKVKKAHDLGNQIVVVLSAMSGETNRLIALAKDIQEQPSDREMDVLISTGEQVTVALLSMALHQTGCAAVSYTGGQVKILTDSFHTKARIRKIDDSKIRADLNTGKVVVVAGFQGVDEHGNITTLGRGGSDTTAVALAAALNADECHIYTDVDGVYTTDPRVEPKARRLDHITFEEMLEMASLGSKVLQIRSVEFAGKYNVALRVLSSFKEGSGTLITYEESQMESALISGIAFNRDEAKLTITGVPDLPGVAFKILGPIADANIEVDMIVQNIADDATTDFTFTVNRNDYPRAKDILEHTCAELGARKVKGDNSLVKVSIVGVGMRSHAGIASTMFKTLADEGINIRMISTSEIKISVVVDEKYLELAVRALHAAFGLDKETESI, from the coding sequence ATGGCATTATATGTATATAAATTTGGCGGCACGTCGGTAGGCTCTGTCGAGCGGATTAAAGCTGTCGCTGAAAAAGTTAAAAAAGCCCATGATTTGGGTAATCAAATCGTGGTAGTGCTTTCCGCCATGAGTGGCGAAACCAACCGGTTAATCGCGTTGGCAAAAGACATTCAAGAGCAACCCAGTGACCGGGAAATGGATGTTTTAATTTCTACCGGCGAACAGGTTACGGTGGCGTTATTAAGTATGGCGCTGCATCAAACAGGTTGTGCTGCCGTTTCTTATACCGGCGGGCAGGTAAAAATTCTGACTGACAGCTTTCACACCAAAGCACGGATACGAAAGATTGACGACAGCAAAATACGTGCTGATCTTAATACCGGTAAAGTCGTGGTTGTCGCCGGTTTTCAGGGTGTTGATGAACACGGTAATATTACCACTTTAGGTCGTGGCGGTTCAGATACGACGGCGGTTGCTTTGGCGGCGGCATTAAATGCCGACGAGTGTCATATTTATACGGATGTGGATGGCGTTTACACCACTGACCCCAGGGTTGAGCCTAAAGCGCGCAGACTTGACCACATTACTTTTGAAGAAATGCTGGAAATGGCCAGTTTGGGTTCAAAAGTTTTGCAAATCAGATCGGTAGAGTTTGCCGGCAAATATAATGTTGCGCTACGCGTATTATCATCATTTAAAGAAGGGTCTGGCACACTCATTACTTACGAGGAATCACAAATGGAAAGTGCTTTAATATCCGGCATTGCTTTTAATCGCGATGAAGCAAAATTAACAATCACCGGAGTGCCTGATTTGCCCGGAGTCGCTTTTAAAATTTTGGGTCCTATTGCCGATGCCAATATTGAAGTGGATATGATTGTGCAAAATATTGCTGATGATGCCACCACGGATTTTACTTTCACGGTTAATCGCAATGATTATCCGCGTGCAAAAGATATACTGGAGCACACTTGTGCCGAGCTGGGAGCAAGAAAAGTAAAGGGTGACAACAGCCTGGTAAAAGTATCAATCGTTGGCGTAGGAATGCGTTCGCATGCCGGTATTGCCAGCACCATGTTTAAAACATTGGCAGATGAAGGTATCAATATTCGCATGATTTCAACCTCAGAAATAAAAATATCTGTCGTTGTCGATGAAAAATACCTGGAACTTGCCGTTAGGGCGTTACACGCGGCTTTTGGTTTGGATAAAGAGACTGAATCAATTTAG
- the alaS gene encoding alanine--tRNA ligase, producing MTSAELRTAFLEFFHQRGHSIEPSSSLVPVNDPTLLFTNAGMVQFKDVFLGREQREFNKAVTSQRCVRAGGKHNDLENVGYTARHHTFFEMLGNFSFGDYFKKEAIHYAWDFLTKELEIPAEKLWVTVFDEDAEAENIWLHDIGVSPARLSKIGAKDNFWSMGDVGPCGPCTEIFYDHGADIPGGPPGTPEEDGDRYIEVWNLVFMQYDRDADGTLTPLPKPSVDTGMGLERISAVLQGVHNNYEIDLFQGVLKAAAKLADTTDLSISSLRVIADHIRSCAFLITDGVMPSNEGRGYVLRRIIRRAIRHGYRLGIPDVFFYKLVAPLVDEMGEAFPELKAAQSQAERVLKKEEERFAETLGQGMRILEACVAKMQGSVIPGETVFQLYDTYGFPVDLTADFARENNLTVDHAGFETAMSAQRVRARSASSFGTEYSQDIKLDSQTEFTGYDHLDDQVNIVALYLEGQPVDSLQVGEEGLVVLDKTPFYAESGGQIGDCGQIIASEAVFNVTDTQKQGGNLFLHKGKLISGVLSKGQLCAAKVNAADRKATELNHSATHLLHAALRQTLGEHVTQKGSLVNTERLRFDFSHFEPVTPEQISSLEYLVNEQIRLNNPVSAQVMAKDLAVEAGAMALFGEKYGAEVRVLKIGEFSTELCGGTHVNRAGDIGCFKIISENGVAAGVRRIEAVTGGGCIEWIANRDKALNSVTGLLKSPPEKVAEKVEQLLEKNRVLEKQLERLNSKLASSAGDELGSQAIEVAGVKVLAVKLDDVDAKSLRDMADQLKNKLGSCAIVLAVVDGDKVNLIAVVSKDKMSQIKAGELVNFVATQVGGKGGGKPDLAMAGGNNPAGLAAALAGVPAWIQAQLGA from the coding sequence ATGACTAGCGCTGAGCTGCGCACCGCCTTCCTTGAGTTCTTTCATCAGCGTGGGCATTCCATTGAGCCTTCCAGCTCACTGGTACCTGTTAACGATCCTACCTTATTATTTACCAATGCCGGAATGGTCCAGTTTAAGGATGTATTTTTGGGCAGGGAACAGCGTGAGTTTAACAAAGCGGTGACCAGTCAGCGTTGTGTGAGAGCCGGTGGCAAACATAATGATCTGGAAAATGTCGGTTATACGGCAAGGCATCATACGTTTTTTGAAATGCTGGGTAATTTTAGTTTTGGCGATTATTTTAAAAAAGAAGCGATTCATTATGCCTGGGATTTTTTAACCAAAGAGTTGGAGATTCCTGCCGAGAAATTATGGGTCACCGTTTTTGACGAGGATGCCGAAGCAGAAAATATCTGGTTGCATGATATTGGTGTTTCGCCGGCCCGTCTTTCAAAAATCGGCGCAAAAGATAACTTTTGGTCTATGGGCGATGTGGGTCCTTGTGGGCCTTGCACTGAAATATTTTATGATCATGGTGCCGATATTCCTGGTGGCCCTCCGGGTACGCCGGAAGAAGATGGCGATAGATATATCGAAGTCTGGAATCTGGTATTTATGCAGTATGACCGTGATGCAGATGGCACGTTAACGCCACTACCCAAGCCGTCTGTTGATACAGGTATGGGGCTGGAACGGATTAGTGCGGTGTTGCAAGGCGTGCACAACAATTATGAGATTGATTTATTTCAAGGCGTTTTAAAAGCTGCTGCCAAACTTGCCGACACCACTGATTTAAGCATCAGTTCCTTACGTGTTATTGCCGATCATATTCGTTCTTGTGCCTTTTTAATTACCGATGGCGTCATGCCCTCCAATGAAGGTCGAGGTTATGTGCTGCGCCGAATTATTCGACGTGCCATTCGGCATGGTTATCGATTGGGTATCCCGGATGTTTTCTTTTATAAGCTGGTTGCCCCTTTGGTTGACGAAATGGGCGAGGCTTTTCCCGAGCTTAAAGCTGCACAATCACAGGCTGAACGGGTATTAAAAAAAGAAGAAGAACGGTTTGCCGAAACTTTGGGGCAGGGCATGAGAATCCTGGAAGCTTGTGTTGCCAAGATGCAAGGCTCTGTTATTCCCGGCGAAACGGTATTCCAGCTTTATGATACTTACGGTTTCCCCGTTGATTTAACCGCTGATTTTGCCCGCGAAAATAATCTGACGGTAGATCATGCCGGCTTTGAAACCGCCATGTCGGCGCAACGGGTCAGAGCGCGTTCGGCCAGTAGTTTTGGTACGGAATACAGTCAGGATATCAAGCTCGATAGTCAGACTGAATTTACCGGCTATGATCATCTTGATGATCAAGTCAATATTGTCGCACTTTACCTGGAAGGTCAGCCAGTCGATAGCTTGCAAGTCGGTGAAGAAGGCTTGGTAGTTTTGGATAAAACGCCTTTTTATGCCGAGTCCGGTGGCCAGATAGGTGATTGTGGCCAAATTATTGCCTCGGAAGCGGTATTTAACGTGACGGATACGCAAAAGCAGGGTGGTAACCTGTTTTTACATAAAGGTAAGTTGATTTCAGGGGTCTTAAGCAAAGGTCAGTTATGTGCTGCAAAAGTCAATGCGGCAGACAGAAAAGCCACGGAATTAAACCATTCGGCCACGCATTTATTACATGCCGCCTTAAGGCAGACCTTAGGCGAGCATGTGACTCAAAAAGGCTCACTGGTTAATACCGAGCGGTTACGTTTTGACTTTTCACATTTTGAGCCGGTGACGCCTGAGCAAATTAGCAGCCTTGAGTATTTGGTTAATGAGCAGATTCGTTTAAACAATCCCGTTTCTGCCCAAGTCATGGCTAAAGATTTGGCGGTAGAAGCCGGTGCCATGGCGCTGTTTGGCGAAAAATATGGCGCCGAAGTCAGGGTTTTAAAAATAGGTGAGTTTTCAACCGAGCTTTGTGGTGGTACGCATGTTAACAGGGCAGGGGACATCGGTTGTTTTAAAATAATCAGTGAAAACGGCGTTGCTGCCGGTGTCAGACGCATTGAAGCGGTCACCGGTGGTGGTTGTATTGAGTGGATAGCCAATCGCGATAAAGCTTTGAACAGCGTTACCGGACTGTTAAAAAGCCCACCTGAAAAAGTTGCTGAAAAAGTCGAGCAATTGCTGGAAAAAAACCGGGTACTGGAAAAACAACTTGAACGCCTAAATTCAAAGCTGGCCAGTTCAGCGGGTGATGAGTTGGGTTCGCAGGCCATTGAGGTAGCGGGTGTAAAAGTACTGGCAGTCAAACTTGATGATGTGGATGCCAAATCCCTGCGCGATATGGCCGATCAGCTTAAAAACAAGCTTGGCAGTTGTGCTATCGTTCTGGCGGTTGTCGATGGCGACAAGGTTAATTTAATCGCCGTTGTCTCCAAAGATAAAATGAGTCAGATAAAAGCCGGCGAACTGGTTAACTTTGTCGCCACTCAAGTGGGTGGTAAAGGTGGTGGAAAACCCGATTTGGCAATGGCTGGCGGTAATAATCCGGCTGGATTGGCGGCGGCATTAGCGGGTGTTCCTGCCTGGATACAAGCGCAATTGGGCGCGTAA
- a CDS encoding regulatory protein RecX: MKYKEIPFTSANEASDNQDTDKSTTTQIKECCLRLLARREHSQKELLNKLLLRDFNKDEILAVIEDFALQGWQSDLRYAESYARCRIQKGYGPVAVTYELRKNGIEAFNLDDVVQQTVSSWMVLLEQVYSKKYGQDLLIDRNEWAKRSRFLMQRGFSGTMISALFDHLNIKF; encoded by the coding sequence ATGAAGTATAAAGAAATCCCGTTTACTTCAGCCAATGAAGCAAGTGACAATCAAGACACAGATAAAAGCACTACTACGCAAATAAAGGAATGCTGTCTTCGATTATTGGCGCGCAGGGAGCATAGCCAAAAAGAATTACTGAATAAATTACTGCTAAGAGACTTTAACAAGGATGAGATTTTGGCGGTTATTGAGGACTTCGCTCTGCAAGGTTGGCAGAGCGATTTACGTTATGCCGAAAGCTATGCCAGATGCCGTATTCAAAAAGGTTACGGGCCCGTTGCGGTGACTTATGAGTTGCGCAAAAATGGTATAGAAGCATTTAATCTTGACGATGTTGTGCAGCAAACTGTAAGTAGCTGGATGGTGTTGTTGGAGCAGGTTTATAGTAAAAAATATGGTCAGGATTTACTCATTGATCGTAATGAGTGGGCAAAACGCAGTCGCTTTTTAATGCAGCGCGGTTTTTCCGGCACGATGATTAGTGCTTTGTTTGATCATTTAAACATTAAATTCTAG